A single Capricornis sumatraensis isolate serow.1 chromosome 20, serow.2, whole genome shotgun sequence DNA region contains:
- the LOC138096121 gene encoding protein FRG2-like-2, producing MESGSEDRYPHSPSMEQPTDQTPSQQDSFEEKSSDVEEKLSEGKGEIVSSQLQQNSVEERGSDGEEKRSEDKGSEPEMDEKENLKENETQDRKRRTAPSDSERGSSSESSRKRKMDSRDRTCDRTGASPDEPSVTSENKKRKVLESGRSSSSEKTRALPSRRPHPRRPGRSQQPRSRSPEDQVPPLRKSLVTSLRYMSEAIYQSIVHMHKQPGYSPQCWQRLAQLRGPLWAAAQTTYALANQAAYAFPAEGWLSPAPAQGTPGLTKDGGEGPSSELLIEVACASLILHRGLASKDSRQAQRIQRRETCPEGRGADQKLPGPVRGPQAEAPPPTRKPRSRPSRHAQFPEEPEVIFAEQRVHSEEKVLVSLVTAL from the exons ATGGAATCCGGCTCAGAAGACCGGTACCCCCACAGCCCTTCCATGGAACAACCCACTGACCAGACCCCCTCTCAACAggactcctttgaagaaaagagcTCTGATGTGGAGGAGAAACTCTCTGAAGGGAAAGGCGAAATAGTCTCTTCCCAACTCCAACAGAACTCCGTGGAAGAAAGGGGCTCAGATGGGGAGGAGAAACGATCTGAAGATAAAG GGTCGGAGCCCGAGATGGATGAGAAAGAGAATTTGAAGGAAAATGAGACCCAAGACAGAAAGAGACGCACTGCTCCTTCAG ATTCAGAACGCGGTTCCAGTTCCGAGAGTTCCAGAAAGCGGAAGATGGATTCCAGGGACCGCACCTGCGATAGAACAG GGGCCTCTCCAGATGAACCCAGTGTGACTTCGGAAAACAAGAAACGGAAGGTGCTTGAGTCTGGCCGCAGCAGCTCCAGCGAAAAGACCCGGGCTCTTCCCTCCAGAAGACCCCACCCGAGGCGCCCAGGGCGCAGCCAGCAGCCCAGATCCAGGTCCCCCGAAGACCAGGTGCCTCCACTCCGAAAAAGCCTCGTGACCTCCCTGCGCTATATGTCCGAGGCCATTTATCAGAGCATAGTCCACATGCACAAGCAGCCGGGATATTCCCCGCAGTGCTGGCAGCGGCTGGCCCAGCTCCGGGGCCCTCTGTGGGCCGCAGCGCAGACCACGTACGCCTTGGCCAACCAGGCGGCCTATGCCTTCCCCGCCGAGGGCTGGCTCTCTCCGGCCCCAGCGCAGGGTACTCCGGGGCTAACCAAGGATGGAGGAGAAGGGCCAAGCTCCGAG CTTCTAATAGAAGTGGCCTGCGCATCTCTAATTCTGCACCGAGGCCTGGCTTCAAAGGACAGCAGACAAGCGCAGAGGATCCAACGTAGAGAAACCTGTCCAGAGGGAAGAGGAGCAGACCAGAAGCTCCCGGGGCCGGTCCGAGGACCACAGGCGGAGGCCCCTCCACCCACCCGAAAGCCACGGTCCCGCCCCAGTAGGCACGCGCAGTTCCCTGAAGAGCCGGAAGTGATTTTCGCGGAACAACGGGTACACTCGGAAGAGAAAGTCTTGGTTTCGTTGGTGACCGCGCTATGA